ATAGGCTGCAAATTATCAGGTAATCAATTTCACTTCACCATTAAGATTAAAACTTCTGCGACTCCCGAGACAGGACCGATTGCCATGGTAATAGAGTAGCTGAAATAAACATCATCCACCAAGACCCGCCACGGTAATAGAATATAACAAGCAAAGCATTGACAATAAATTATACTTAAACCTGGCATGTAATTACTTCTTGTTCCAGTCTTCAACCATTTTCAGGACACTCCTCTGTTCGCCATCATAACCTACATGCTTCATCCAATCTGCCAGACTCCTGATGCGCTGAGGATGAACCCGGTCCAGAAGAGCCGTATCCCGTTCCCTGGTAATGCCCCCTCCCCAATAGCGCCACCAGGCCCCGAAATTCTCACGCCAGCTCATGATAGAGTCATCTCGAGGCGCATCAGGGCCGAGGGCCCAGTTGACAGATGCGCCGGGGTAAGGCTCTGCAAGGGGTGCATATGTTTCAAACGGGATGGGTCTATGGACAGCGGGTTTGCCTGTGATTTCAGTGAAGACCGCAGCGATCTCGCCAAAACTGACATTGTCTGTCATGACTTGGAGGTCAAGGCCGGCCGACTCGGACGGGTTGTCGAAAATCCAGAGATTGTAGACACCGACGTCACAGAGAGCTATCAATGGGATCTTCGCATCACTGGCTTTATGAAGGTCAGCCAATTCAATAGAAATCCTGGGAGAAAGCTAGAAAACTAAGTACTTACGGGCTGGATTGGCCCACAGAAACGACCCGTCCTGCTGCTTAATCGGCACAAACATCCCATCCATGAGCATATCCATGTACGGCCCCGTACTGAACAAGGTGCTCTTTACGCCG
The nucleotide sequence above comes from Aspergillus puulaauensis MK2 DNA, chromosome 3, nearly complete sequence. Encoded proteins:
- a CDS encoding uncharacterized protein (COG:G,M;~EggNog:ENOG410Q8ND;~InterPro:IPR036291,IPR008030;~PFAM:PF13460,PF05368;~antiSMASH:Cluster_3.3); translation: MADLKEIAIIGGTGAQGLPVVKALAESGRYRVRVLTRNASSSRAQHLAALPNVTLLQGAQDNQRDLHNVFRGVYGAWVNTDGFTLGEKDELFYGFRAYEIARSEKVQHYVWANIEYAMDAANYDEQYHCGHMESKGRVGKFILAQGQDGVKSTLFSTGPYMDMLMDGMFVPIKQQDGSFLWANPAPSDAKIPLIALCDVGVYNLWIFDNPSESAGLDLQVMTDNVSFGEIAAVFTEITGKPAVHRPIPFETYAPLAEPYPGASVNWALGPDAPRDDSIMSWRENFGAWWRYWGGGITRERDTALLDRVHPQRIRSLADWMKHVGYDGEQRSVLKMVEDWNKK